One stretch of Marinobacterium iners DNA includes these proteins:
- a CDS encoding putative bifunctional diguanylate cyclase/phosphodiesterase, translated as MANTLPCNSALVAQLLPALEHSPAGICLLDLDGCCHYSNRTLRRLLHHTEGELPQDLFLQAPLGSLLKKNLAHLASGRQHAFSLSLFRGRHQHHSFSLQLNASVLYDEQRKVCGCLVLAIDEQQYHQRELELRQLSSAVENSGSAVVITDISGRIEYVNSRFCDITGYSLQEVLGQTPALLRSGETDPTTYRDLWRTIRANRKWRGTLRNRRKDGSLYWSMQSIAPISNEKGSITHLVSVGDDITQLKEYQSQLEQLAYFDPLTELGNRRAFRQHLDQLLEQPSEQYRALLLIDLDHFKKVNDTMGHEAGDLMLKTVANRLRFCIPEQDRVFRLGGDEFSILIDNLDSLDTLRERVSEMIALLSQPMDIGTHELQTSASIGITLIGIDACDNSGLLRNADLAMYRAKRAGRNTFAFFNHSMNTEARRTLTLEHDLRHALEQGELHLHYQPQVDLSSGQIIGMEALLRWQHPIDGNIPPDEFIPIAEETGMILPIGRWVLEQACQTAARIRRLYTRPFRMAVNLSARQFEDSELILQVDQILADTGLPGNYLELEITESLLVNNFGHINDILRQLRRRGITIAVDDFGTGYSSLNYLKKLEVNQLKIDRSFVQDIPGDRDDVAITSTIILMARQLGLDVIAEGIETEQQQQFLLQQGCRTGQGFYFSRPVPFSQLQQRWSHGT; from the coding sequence ATGGCCAACACGCTACCTTGTAACTCGGCGCTTGTCGCACAGCTACTGCCGGCTCTGGAGCACTCACCAGCCGGCATTTGTCTGCTCGACCTTGATGGCTGCTGCCACTATAGCAACCGCACACTGCGGCGTCTGTTGCACCATACAGAGGGCGAGCTGCCACAGGATCTTTTCCTGCAGGCACCGTTGGGATCGTTGCTGAAAAAGAACCTGGCCCATTTGGCCAGCGGTCGCCAGCACGCCTTTTCCCTGTCGCTGTTTCGCGGTCGGCATCAGCACCATAGCTTTTCTCTTCAACTAAATGCTTCCGTGCTGTACGACGAGCAGCGCAAAGTGTGCGGCTGCCTGGTACTGGCGATTGACGAACAGCAGTATCATCAGCGTGAGCTGGAGCTGCGCCAGCTGTCCAGCGCGGTCGAGAACAGCGGCAGTGCCGTGGTCATTACGGATATCAGCGGCCGCATCGAGTACGTCAATTCCCGTTTCTGTGACATCACCGGCTACAGTCTGCAGGAAGTACTGGGCCAGACACCGGCACTCCTGCGCTCGGGCGAAACCGACCCCACCACCTATCGTGATCTGTGGCGCACCATTCGCGCCAATCGCAAATGGCGCGGCACCCTGCGTAACCGACGCAAGGATGGCTCGCTGTACTGGTCGATGCAGTCGATTGCCCCGATCAGCAATGAAAAGGGTTCCATTACACACCTGGTTTCCGTAGGGGATGACATCACCCAGCTGAAGGAGTACCAGAGTCAGCTGGAGCAGCTGGCCTATTTTGACCCACTCACAGAATTGGGCAATCGCCGCGCCTTCCGCCAGCATCTTGATCAACTACTGGAACAGCCCTCAGAGCAGTATCGTGCTCTGCTGCTGATCGATCTTGATCACTTCAAGAAGGTAAACGATACAATGGGACATGAGGCGGGCGACTTGATGCTGAAAACCGTGGCCAACCGGTTGCGCTTCTGCATTCCCGAGCAGGACCGGGTATTCCGCCTTGGCGGCGACGAGTTTTCAATTCTGATTGATAATCTGGACAGCCTCGATACCCTCCGCGAGCGGGTCAGTGAAATGATCGCGCTGCTGTCGCAGCCGATGGATATCGGTACCCATGAGCTGCAGACCAGTGCCAGTATCGGCATCACCCTGATCGGTATCGACGCCTGCGATAACAGCGGACTGCTGCGCAACGCTGATCTGGCCATGTACCGGGCCAAACGTGCGGGTCGCAACACCTTTGCCTTTTTCAATCACAGCATGAACACGGAAGCACGACGTACGCTGACACTGGAACATGACCTGCGCCACGCACTGGAACAGGGCGAGTTACACCTGCACTATCAGCCTCAGGTTGACCTGAGCAGTGGACAGATAATCGGTATGGAAGCACTGCTGCGCTGGCAGCACCCAATTGATGGCAACATCCCCCCTGACGAGTTCATCCCCATCGCCGAAGAAACCGGCATGATTTTGCCCATCGGGCGCTGGGTGCTGGAGCAAGCTTGCCAGACCGCCGCGCGCATCCGCCGTCTGTACACGCGCCCCTTTCGTATGGCAGTAAACCTTTCGGCACGGCAATTTGAAGACTCTGAACTGATCTTGCAGGTCGACCAGATCCTCGCTGATACGGGCCTGCCCGGGAATTATCTTGAGCTGGAGATTACCGAGAGCCTGTTGGTCAACAATTTCGGTCATATCAACGATATTCTGCGCCAACTGCGCCGTCGTGGTATTACCATCGCGGTGGACGATTTTGGCACCGGCTACTCATCACTAAACTATTTGAAGAAGCTTGAGGTCAACCAGCTCAAGATCGACCGCTCGTTTGTGCAGGATATTCCGGGGGACCGTGATGACGTGGCGATCACCTCCACCATCATCCTGATGGCCCGCCAGCTGGGGCTGGACGTGATCGCTGAAGGTATCGAGACCGAACAGCAGCAACAGTTCCTGCTGCAGCAGGGATGCCGCACGGGACAGGGCTTCTATTTCAGTCGCCCCGTGCCCTTTAGCCAGCTACAACAACGTTGGTCACACGGGACCTGA
- the thiS gene encoding sulfur carrier protein ThiS produces the protein MQIQVNGEPLEVAEQSNLSDLVAQLELSGKRIAIELNLEIIPRSSHADTPLKAGDRIEIVHAIGGG, from the coding sequence ATGCAGATTCAGGTGAACGGTGAACCGCTTGAGGTGGCAGAACAGTCAAATCTGAGTGATCTGGTCGCTCAACTGGAGCTAAGTGGCAAGCGTATCGCGATCGAGCTGAATCTGGAGATCATTCCACGCAGCTCACATGCGGATACGCCACTTAAGGCGGGTGATCGGATCGAGATCGTGCATGCGATCGGCGGCGGCTGA
- the glnK gene encoding P-II family nitrogen regulator, giving the protein MKLISAIIKPFKLDDVREALSEIGVQGITVTEVKGFGRQKGHTELYRGAEYVVDFLPKVRIDAAVADDIVDQVLEAISKAAQTGKIGDGKIFVTSLEQVIRIRTGESGHDAL; this is encoded by the coding sequence ATGAAACTGATCTCAGCCATCATCAAACCGTTCAAGCTCGATGATGTTCGTGAAGCACTTTCGGAAATCGGTGTGCAGGGCATCACCGTCACCGAAGTGAAAGGATTTGGCCGTCAGAAAGGTCATACCGAACTCTACCGCGGCGCAGAGTATGTGGTCGACTTCCTGCCCAAGGTTCGCATTGATGCAGCCGTAGCAGATGACATTGTCGATCAGGTACTTGAGGCGATATCCAAGGCAGCTCAGACCGGCAAGATCGGCGACGGCAAAATCTTCGTCACCAGTCTGGAGCAGGTGATCCGCATCCGCACCGGCGAGTCCGGTCACGACGCGCTCTGA
- the glnK gene encoding P-II family nitrogen regulator, which translates to MKLVTAVIKPFKLDDVREALSDIGIQGVTVTEVKGFGRQKGHTELYRGAEYVVDFLPKVKIEVAIDDDMLDQVIEAVSKTANTGKIGDGKIFVMPLEQVIRIRTGEAGPDAL; encoded by the coding sequence ATGAAACTCGTCACCGCGGTCATCAAGCCGTTCAAGCTGGATGACGTTCGTGAAGCCCTGTCCGATATCGGCATTCAGGGTGTGACCGTCACCGAGGTCAAGGGTTTTGGCCGCCAGAAGGGCCACACCGAACTTTACCGAGGCGCCGAATATGTTGTCGACTTCCTGCCCAAGGTCAAGATTGAAGTGGCCATTGATGACGACATGCTGGATCAAGTGATTGAAGCGGTCAGCAAAACCGCCAATACCGGCAAGATTGGCGACGGCAAGATTTTTGTCATGCCGCTGGAGCAGGTGATCCGTATCCGTACCGGTGAAGCAGGCCCGGACGCTCTCTGA
- a CDS encoding ammonium transporter codes for MEELLNATAGDLTQLKYAVDTFYFLMCGALVMWMAAGFAMLEAGLVRAKNTTEILTKNIALYAIACTMYLLCGYYLMYSSDEGGIIPSLGALIGDENGVDAVLAGGDDAPYYSARSDFFFQVVFVATAMSIVSGAVAERMKLWAFLAFAVVMTGFIYPTSGYWTWGGGFLSEAGFFDFAGSGIVHMAGASAALAGVLVLGARKGKYGKNGEINAIPGANLPLATLGTFILWLGWFGFNGGSELKLSDVGEANAVAQVFVNTNAAAAGGVIAALILARLWFRKADLTMALNGALAGLVAITADPLSPSALASSLIGAVGGALVVFSIVTLDKLRIDDPVGAISVHGVVGIWGLLAVPLSNADASYGAQLLGIVSIFGWVFIASLVVWFILKAIMGIRVSEEEEYEGVDLAECGMEAYPEFSGGKK; via the coding sequence ATGGAAGAACTACTCAATGCGACAGCCGGGGATTTGACCCAGCTGAAATATGCGGTCGATACCTTCTACTTCCTCATGTGCGGTGCACTGGTGATGTGGATGGCGGCCGGTTTTGCGATGCTGGAAGCGGGCCTGGTGCGTGCCAAGAACACCACCGAGATTCTGACCAAAAACATCGCGCTCTATGCCATCGCCTGTACCATGTACCTGCTGTGTGGCTACTACCTGATGTACAGCTCTGACGAAGGCGGCATCATTCCAAGCCTTGGCGCCCTGATCGGCGACGAGAACGGTGTTGATGCGGTGTTGGCCGGTGGCGATGATGCGCCCTACTACTCAGCCCGCTCCGACTTCTTCTTCCAGGTAGTGTTCGTGGCTACAGCCATGTCCATCGTCTCCGGTGCTGTTGCAGAACGCATGAAACTCTGGGCATTCCTGGCCTTCGCTGTGGTCATGACCGGTTTCATCTACCCGACGTCCGGCTACTGGACTTGGGGTGGCGGTTTCCTGAGTGAAGCGGGCTTCTTCGACTTCGCTGGCTCCGGCATCGTACACATGGCAGGCGCCTCCGCTGCACTTGCTGGTGTATTGGTACTGGGAGCTCGTAAAGGCAAATACGGCAAGAACGGCGAGATCAATGCGATCCCGGGTGCCAACCTGCCGCTGGCCACGCTGGGTACCTTCATCCTGTGGCTGGGCTGGTTCGGCTTCAACGGCGGTTCCGAACTGAAACTGTCTGATGTGGGTGAAGCCAACGCAGTCGCTCAGGTCTTCGTGAACACCAACGCAGCTGCTGCCGGCGGTGTAATTGCAGCCCTGATCCTGGCCCGCCTGTGGTTCCGCAAGGCTGACCTGACCATGGCGCTGAACGGTGCACTGGCTGGCCTGGTAGCGATCACTGCTGATCCGCTGAGCCCGTCCGCTCTGGCATCCAGCCTGATCGGTGCGGTCGGTGGTGCACTGGTGGTGTTCTCCATCGTAACCCTGGACAAGCTGCGTATCGACGATCCAGTCGGTGCCATCTCCGTTCACGGTGTAGTGGGTATCTGGGGTCTGCTGGCGGTACCGCTGAGCAACGCTGATGCCAGCTACGGTGCACAGCTGCTGGGTATCGTGTCCATCTTCGGCTGGGTCTTCATCGCCAGTCTGGTGGTATGGTTCATCCTCAAGGCGATCATGGGCATCCGTGTCAGCGAAGAGGAAGAGTACGAAGGGGTTGACCTGGCCGAGTGCGGCATGGAAGCCTACCCCGAGTTCTCCGGTGGCAAGAAATAA
- a CDS encoding GlcG/HbpS family heme-binding protein — MMSENLTVNRATLDYRAALKAVAAAAEQAEALGVNVSIALVGRSGQPLAQLSLNDAPPQTSLLALRKARTSAGFKVPSNFFRDNNSDDVHLLAALDTHPDLLMLGGGLPIILNGECVGAVGVSGASQAEDIACAEAALGTLGANAD; from the coding sequence ATGATGAGCGAAAATCTGACCGTCAACCGAGCAACACTGGACTATCGTGCGGCATTGAAGGCGGTTGCGGCCGCTGCCGAGCAGGCCGAAGCGCTGGGCGTGAATGTGAGCATTGCTCTGGTAGGGCGTTCCGGCCAGCCGCTGGCGCAGTTGAGCCTGAACGATGCACCGCCGCAGACGTCGTTGCTGGCGCTGCGCAAGGCGAGAACATCCGCCGGCTTCAAGGTGCCAAGCAACTTTTTCCGTGACAACAACTCGGATGATGTACATCTGCTGGCGGCACTGGATACCCACCCTGATCTGCTGATGTTGGGTGGCGGTCTGCCGATCATCCTCAATGGCGAATGTGTCGGTGCCGTGGGTGTATCGGGAGCCTCTCAGGCAGAGGACATCGCCTGCGCAGAAGCGGCGCTGGGGACGCTCGGAGCGAACGCCGACTGA
- a CDS encoding entericidin A/B family lipoprotein yields MRKTILGMLFGALLVLTGASALTACSTIEGAGKDIEKAGSAIKEAARKSQ; encoded by the coding sequence ATGCGCAAAACAATACTTGGCATGCTGTTCGGTGCTTTATTGGTACTCACCGGTGCCAGCGCACTGACCGCTTGCAGCACCATTGAAGGTGCAGGCAAGGATATTGAAAAAGCCGGTTCGGCAATCAAGGAAGCAGCACGCAAGTCTCAGTGA
- the astA gene encoding arginine N-succinyltransferase, which yields MLRIRPIDMDDHALLQTVATESGTGFTSLPNDAELLAQKIERSVEALRSTEKKPLPVTYLFVMEETGTGEVLGTCGVTAAVGLDAPWYHYHIGTIVHASHQFNIHNEFQTLYLCNDYTGSSELCSLFLRPDYRGRGGGGLLSRSRFLFMAEHSQRFADRIIAEMRGFTDQHDRNPFWEGLGQHFFSMQYQQADFLTGSGNKVVIAELMPKHPIYIHLLPEEAQAVIGRVHPNTEPACRLLQSEGFRYENYVDIFDAGPTLAARPNEVRAIRRSRRAEVVIDTAPVPPDARDFLISNTRCQGFRCTQARLNPSLNRVRVSPELAACLEVEAGETVRLVSLPAHSGAGG from the coding sequence ATGCTCAGAATAAGACCCATCGACATGGATGACCATGCACTGCTGCAAACCGTGGCAACCGAGTCAGGCACGGGGTTCACCTCGTTGCCCAATGATGCTGAACTGCTGGCACAAAAAATCGAACGCTCGGTCGAGGCTCTGCGCAGCACGGAGAAAAAGCCGCTGCCGGTCACCTACCTGTTCGTAATGGAGGAAACCGGCACCGGCGAGGTACTCGGTACCTGTGGCGTCACCGCCGCTGTTGGTCTGGACGCACCCTGGTATCACTATCACATTGGTACCATTGTGCATGCGTCACACCAGTTCAATATCCACAACGAATTTCAGACCCTCTATCTGTGTAATGACTACACTGGCAGCAGCGAGCTGTGTTCGCTGTTCCTTCGACCGGATTACCGAGGCCGTGGTGGCGGCGGGCTGTTGTCGCGGTCCCGCTTTCTGTTCATGGCCGAACACTCGCAGCGCTTTGCAGATCGGATCATTGCCGAGATGCGCGGTTTTACCGATCAGCATGACAGAAACCCTTTTTGGGAGGGGCTGGGGCAGCACTTTTTCTCCATGCAGTACCAGCAGGCAGATTTCCTGACCGGTTCTGGCAATAAGGTGGTGATCGCCGAGTTGATGCCAAAGCACCCGATCTATATCCACCTGCTGCCTGAAGAGGCTCAGGCGGTAATCGGCCGGGTACACCCCAATACCGAACCGGCCTGCCGCCTGCTGCAATCTGAAGGCTTCCGTTATGAAAACTACGTAGATATTTTTGATGCTGGCCCGACACTGGCGGCCCGGCCGAACGAAGTACGGGCCATCCGTCGCAGCCGCCGAGCCGAAGTAGTCATTGATACGGCTCCGGTACCGCCTGATGCTCGCGATTTTCTGATCAGCAATACCCGTTGCCAAGGCTTTCGCTGTACTCAGGCACGCCTTAATCCCAGCCTTAACCGGGTCCGTGTCAGCCCCGAGTTGGCGGCCTGCCTGGAGGTAGAGGCTGGCGAAACCGTCAGGCTGGTCAGTTTGCCAGCACACTCAGGGGCAGGCGGATAA
- the trmB gene encoding tRNA (guanosine(46)-N7)-methyltransferase TrmB, whose translation MTEEQKPLRRVRSFVVRAGRMTEGQQRSLDQNWPRYGLELADGRLDYAEVFGREAPVVLEIGFGMGDSLIEMARQAPEKDFIGIEVHPPGVGRLLARAAEEELSNIRVYCDDAIEVLERCIPDASLDTLQLFFPDPWPKKRHHKRRIVQPEFAQKIRQKLTIGGCFHMATDWENYAEHMMEVMSAADGYRNAAGTGQYSPQPQWRPVTKFQSRGERLGHGVWDLIFERVD comes from the coding sequence ATGACTGAAGAGCAGAAACCGCTGCGCCGTGTGCGCAGCTTTGTCGTGCGTGCCGGGCGCATGACCGAAGGTCAGCAGCGTTCACTGGATCAAAACTGGCCCCGTTATGGACTTGAGCTGGCGGATGGTCGCCTGGATTATGCCGAAGTGTTTGGTCGCGAGGCACCGGTGGTGTTGGAGATCGGCTTTGGCATGGGAGATTCCCTGATCGAAATGGCACGCCAGGCTCCGGAGAAGGACTTTATCGGCATTGAGGTGCATCCACCAGGTGTGGGACGCCTGCTGGCCCGTGCGGCCGAAGAGGAGCTGAGCAATATTCGCGTGTACTGCGATGATGCGATTGAGGTGTTGGAGCGCTGTATCCCCGATGCCAGCCTGGATACACTGCAACTGTTCTTCCCTGACCCATGGCCGAAAAAACGTCACCACAAACGCCGCATTGTACAGCCTGAATTTGCGCAGAAAATCCGGCAGAAGCTGACAATCGGTGGTTGTTTTCACATGGCCACTGACTGGGAAAACTACGCCGAGCACATGATGGAGGTGATGTCTGCAGCCGATGGATATCGCAATGCCGCCGGTACAGGGCAGTATTCACCTCAGCCGCAGTGGCGCCCGGTAACCAAGTTTCAAAGCCGCGGTGAGCGTCTGGGACATGGTGTCTGGGATCTGATCTTTGAGCGCGTCGATTGA
- a CDS encoding DUF423 domain-containing protein codes for MSARFTLTIAAVLGAVAVALGAFAAHGLRSQLSERLLEVFQIGVQYQFYHVFALLLVGLLLQRDDSRGLRWAAVLFLLGILIFSGSLYVLALSGVHWLGAITPLGGSAFIAGWLVLAFSIYQQGKNNADSGER; via the coding sequence ATGTCCGCGCGTTTTACACTGACAATCGCTGCAGTGCTGGGAGCCGTGGCTGTAGCACTGGGAGCCTTTGCCGCACATGGCCTGCGCAGTCAGCTGAGTGAGCGCTTACTGGAGGTGTTTCAGATCGGTGTGCAGTACCAGTTCTACCATGTGTTCGCACTCTTGCTGGTAGGGCTGTTGTTGCAGCGAGATGATAGCCGAGGTCTGCGTTGGGCTGCTGTGCTGTTCCTGCTGGGTATTCTGATCTTCAGTGGCAGCCTGTATGTGCTGGCATTGAGCGGCGTACATTGGCTGGGAGCCATCACACCGCTTGGCGGCAGCGCCTTCATTGCCGGTTGGCTGGTACTGGCCTTTTCGATCTATCAACAGGGTAAGAACAATGCAGATTCAGGTGAACGGTGA
- a CDS encoding Spy/CpxP family protein refolding chaperone yields the protein MKARSLITSLIAGSLVLGSSVAVFAGQKGNCDRDSRQEQRAEKRLERMTEKLALTPDQQAAIKTLWQQQTRPERSAMARNGLQGLDPNAEDYGRQVQQHIEQAQQQMAKHMQARADHKAALYDILTPEQEQKLEQMRDRSDRHNGKGYHGRGVE from the coding sequence ATGAAAGCACGTTCCTTGATTACCAGCCTGATCGCCGGCTCTCTGGTGCTGGGCAGCAGTGTCGCGGTGTTTGCAGGCCAGAAGGGCAACTGTGACCGTGACAGCCGACAAGAGCAGCGGGCGGAAAAACGGCTTGAGCGAATGACCGAAAAGCTCGCACTTACACCTGATCAGCAGGCCGCCATCAAGACACTGTGGCAGCAGCAGACCAGACCAGAACGTTCAGCGATGGCACGCAATGGGCTGCAAGGGCTGGATCCGAATGCGGAAGACTATGGTCGCCAGGTGCAGCAGCATATTGAGCAGGCACAGCAGCAGATGGCGAAGCACATGCAGGCTCGCGCTGATCACAAGGCAGCACTGTATGACATTCTGACCCCGGAACAGGAGCAGAAACTGGAGCAGATGCGTGATCGGAGTGATCGGCACAATGGCAAGGGATATCACGGTCGGGGAGTTGAATAA
- a CDS encoding response regulator transcription factor → MMQSKQILLVDDDVELCELLADYLRHEGFELESVHDAEAALARLAQGVPDLMVLDIMMPGQSGLELLQQMRPRFKLPVIMLTGRGDDIDRIVGLEMGADDYLAKPCNPRELLARIRAVLRRSQGSTATGSMPQHVLSMQGICLDPGLREVKVNDEALELTSTEFNLLALLMQNAGQVLGKELLTERVLHRKLTAYDRAMDVHVSRVRQKLATAFGEECDLIKTVRGQGYQFVREEL, encoded by the coding sequence ATGATGCAGTCGAAACAGATATTGCTGGTTGATGATGATGTCGAGCTGTGCGAGCTGCTGGCGGACTACCTGCGCCATGAAGGCTTTGAGTTGGAGTCGGTGCATGATGCCGAGGCGGCACTGGCCAGGCTGGCACAGGGCGTGCCTGACCTGATGGTGCTCGATATCATGATGCCCGGCCAGAGTGGGCTGGAGCTGCTGCAGCAGATGCGACCGCGATTCAAGCTGCCGGTTATCATGCTGACCGGGCGCGGCGATGATATCGACCGTATTGTCGGTTTGGAGATGGGTGCCGATGACTATCTGGCCAAACCCTGCAATCCGCGTGAACTGCTGGCTCGCATACGGGCTGTTCTGCGGCGCAGCCAAGGTAGCACAGCGACCGGCAGTATGCCGCAACACGTATTGTCGATGCAGGGGATCTGTCTGGACCCGGGCCTGCGTGAAGTAAAAGTCAATGATGAGGCGTTGGAGTTGACCAGCACGGAATTCAACCTGCTGGCACTGCTGATGCAAAACGCCGGACAGGTACTGGGCAAGGAACTGCTGACAGAACGGGTACTGCACCGCAAGTTGACGGCCTATGACCGGGCGATGGATGTTCACGTCAGTCGGGTTCGGCAGAAACTGGCGACGGCCTTTGGTGAGGAGTGCGATCTGATCAAGACAGTACGCGGTCAGGGCTACCAGTTTGTGCGGGAGGAGCTGTGA
- a CDS encoding HAMP domain-containing sensor histidine kinase, which translates to MTTLFQRLQSGLSRVLAKGWFRQLFWKMFLVIWLVSAIGMTSVFLYLSSRVDSVHRLEVLEARARGQAQLMLERYEENDPRWLREGRDHHRVRLWIYPQGSDQPITTWRREPPADAYVFNLTSDAGREYRVHVPRPPDGVFADRLLGRLFSLQMGLILVVSSLSGLLLSALVVRPIRRLSRHVHNLHRQQDLSLRADDRLSRRRDELGELSREFDQMAEYVETTLLNQQRLLQDVSHELRAPLARLQAAAGLAEQRLGDDNPLSRRINRECERLNGLIAEIVGYTRLQQADSNFDTEVFSVETLFAELAADVHFRQPDRPVQIAVQPPQLKLHLQRSLLQRALHNGIDNALRHTPETAALRISASLNNDTVEIRLRDRGPGVSPDLLPKLFEPFVRGSGGHGEGYGLGMSIAQRAIVQLGGELQAHNHPDEGLELIIRLPLSVLAN; encoded by the coding sequence GTGACAACCCTCTTTCAGCGTCTGCAGTCTGGCCTGTCGCGGGTCTTGGCCAAAGGCTGGTTTCGGCAGCTGTTCTGGAAAATGTTTCTGGTGATCTGGCTGGTGAGTGCAATCGGCATGACCAGCGTATTTCTTTACCTCAGCAGTCGGGTGGACTCGGTGCATCGGCTGGAGGTGCTGGAAGCGCGTGCCCGGGGTCAGGCGCAGCTGATGCTGGAGCGGTATGAAGAGAATGACCCACGCTGGCTGCGAGAGGGACGGGACCACCATCGTGTGCGGTTGTGGATCTATCCGCAGGGCAGTGATCAACCGATCACAACCTGGCGGCGTGAGCCACCGGCTGATGCTTATGTGTTCAACCTGACATCGGACGCCGGGAGGGAGTACCGCGTGCATGTGCCACGTCCTCCCGATGGGGTATTCGCTGACCGCCTGCTGGGACGCCTGTTTTCGTTGCAGATGGGGTTGATACTGGTAGTTTCTTCACTCTCCGGGCTGTTGTTGAGTGCACTGGTGGTTCGACCGATCCGACGGTTGAGTCGACATGTGCATAACCTGCACCGGCAACAGGACTTGAGTCTCAGGGCCGATGACCGGCTCAGTCGGCGCCGAGATGAACTCGGTGAACTGAGTCGCGAGTTTGATCAGATGGCGGAATATGTTGAAACGACGCTACTGAACCAGCAACGACTGTTGCAGGACGTGTCACATGAATTACGGGCACCCCTGGCCCGGCTGCAGGCTGCGGCAGGGCTGGCTGAACAGCGCCTTGGCGATGACAACCCTCTGTCACGTCGAATCAACCGTGAGTGTGAGCGCTTGAATGGACTGATTGCGGAAATTGTCGGCTACACCCGACTGCAGCAGGCAGACAGCAACTTTGACACAGAGGTGTTCAGTGTAGAGACGTTGTTTGCCGAACTGGCTGCGGATGTGCATTTTCGGCAGCCTGACCGTCCCGTGCAGATCGCAGTACAGCCCCCGCAACTGAAATTGCACCTGCAACGCTCGCTGCTGCAAAGGGCCCTGCACAACGGGATTGATAATGCACTCAGGCATACACCGGAAACGGCGGCACTGAGGATCAGCGCCAGCCTTAACAATGATACGGTCGAAATTCGGCTGCGAGACCGGGGGCCAGGTGTCAGCCCCGACTTGCTGCCGAAACTGTTTGAGCCCTTTGTGCGGGGCAGTGGGGGGCATGGCGAGGGCTATGGGCTGGGGATGAGCATTGCTCAGCGAGCCATCGTGCAACTGGGCGGAGAGCTGCAGGCGCACAATCACCCGGACGAAGGTCTGGAGCTGATTATCCGCCTGCCCCTGAGTGTGCTGGCAAACTGA
- a CDS encoding thiazole synthase: MSELEHNDPLIIAGQSFNSRLLVGTGKYKDMAETGAAIAASGAEIVTMAVRRTNLGQNPDEPNLLDVISPERYTLLPNTAGCYTADDAVRTCRLARELLDGHDLVKLEVLGDQKTLYPNIIETVKAAETLVNDGFKVMVYTNDDPIVAKRLEEIGCVAVMPLGSLIGSGLGIQNPHNIRLIMEEARVPILVDAGIGTPSEAAMAMEMGCAGVLVNSAIAGAQNPILMAKAMQKAVQAGREAHLAVRMPRRAYASASSPLDGVISN, from the coding sequence ATGTCAGAACTGGAACACAACGATCCGCTGATCATTGCAGGACAATCCTTCAACTCCCGTTTGCTGGTTGGTACCGGCAAATACAAGGATATGGCTGAAACCGGTGCGGCGATTGCCGCCAGTGGTGCCGAGATCGTCACCATGGCCGTACGCCGCACCAATCTGGGCCAGAACCCGGACGAGCCCAACCTGCTCGACGTGATCAGCCCCGAACGCTACACCCTGCTGCCCAATACGGCAGGCTGCTATACCGCTGACGATGCCGTTCGCACCTGTCGTTTGGCCCGTGAACTGCTGGACGGCCATGATCTGGTCAAGCTGGAGGTGTTGGGTGATCAGAAAACCCTCTACCCCAACATCATCGAAACGGTGAAGGCGGCCGAAACCCTGGTCAATGATGGCTTCAAGGTGATGGTCTACACCAACGACGACCCGATTGTGGCAAAGCGCCTGGAAGAGATCGGCTGTGTGGCGGTAATGCCGCTGGGCTCGCTGATCGGCTCTGGACTGGGGATCCAGAACCCGCACAACATTCGCCTGATCATGGAGGAGGCGCGGGTGCCGATCCTGGTCGATGCCGGCATCGGTACGCCTTCGGAAGCGGCCATGGCGATGGAAATGGGCTGTGCCGGTGTGCTGGTTAACTCCGCCATTGCCGGTGCACAAAACCCGATACTGATGGCAAAAGCGATGCAGAAAGCGGTGCAGGCCGGTCGTGAAGCTCACTTGGCCGTGCGTATGCCGCGTCGAGCCTACGCCAGTGCTTCATCACCGCTGGATGGCGTGATCAGCAACTGA